The genomic stretch CTCTCTAAAAATTGGAATTAAAGAAAACCATAAAATAATAATGGCGAGTAGTCCTGGAATTCCGTCAACTCCGGCGGCAGTGACGGCGAAGAGGATAACGATAACGCCAGGGTCAAGGATTCTAGATGTTTCTACTACGCCGTTAAGTAACGGCCGTTATGAAGATAGTGCGATCTCGAAGCGTCTTCGTGACGCTGGTTTTGATGAAGATTCCGTTCGTCGGCGTGATAAAGCTGCTCTTATTGCTTATATCGCCAAGCTTGAAGCCGAGGTactttttaatttaatttatttttttaatttaattaatttgaagtTATTAATTAGCTGAATTTGTGTAATTTAATTGAGGTTTAGAGTTGATAGGAATATCTATGCGGATTTTGTAATGAAGTAATTGTAGTATGATTGAGTTATTGTTGCgatttttatttgattttatttgttttgatTATCTATATTTAGGTATTTGGAgttcattattattatttgaatTGAACTGTTTTGATTGTTGAAATTTCGATTATTTATTACTCGGATACTATTAATTGCAATGTAGTGTTTGTGTATACTCCGTTAATTATGTCATGAATGTTTCTACATAAGAAGCTGATCAGTTTAAATGCTAATTTTAGTTATCGAGATTTTGATTATAGAATTAGTCTTGCTTAAGATCGAATGAAGTGATTATAATTAGCGTTAAATGAAACACATAGCATAAATAAGGGTCGTCTAAGTTTAGGACGGTTACAAGTCAGATTTTGTGTTGATTGTAATTTTGTGTCGAAATGGAAAGCCTGATAGTCGAATAGAGAAGAATTAGGGACATTTATATAATTGTGTAGGAATAGCAATTACTGTTCAAGGAAAATATCTTTTTGGACGCCCGTATCTCTGGGAAAGTCCAAGGAGGGGTAGAAAAATATGTTACTTCATAATTTTTGTTTGAGATGTCGATAATTGTGTAGGAGAGGAACCTGAATATGACCGTATGAAATGAATGAAATGACTAGACCGTGATAGGCTAATATAGGTGATATGGAACAGAGAATTGGGGCACTGAATGGATTTGTCTGTGGTAGAGTATGTGACTACTGACATGTTTACTTGTGTCTTGTGTTTGTAATTTTCTTGTAGATTTATGATCTTCAACACAACATGGGGCTTCTTATCATGGAAAAGAAAGATTCTGCTTCCAATTACGATGAGGTTAGATTATCGGCTGAAAAAGCTGAAGTCAGGCATTTGCGAGAGAAAGCAACTTTATCTTCTGCTTTATCCGAAGCAAAGAAGCGAGAAGATAATCTAAAAAAGGCCCTAGGTGTAGAGAAGCAGTGTGTCACAGATGTGAGTTTTGTATCAAGTTCCCAAATATGTGATAGACTGATATCTAATAATTTCTGTCAGTTTTTAGGAATTTATTAGTTTACTCTGATAAAATAATGTGGTATTTGTAGGTTGAAAAAGCCCTTCATGAAATGCGAGCCGAATGTGCTGAAGTGAAGGTTTCAGCAGAGAGTAGAATGGCTGAAGCACGCAGTATGGTTGAAGATGCGCAACAGAAACTTGCTGAGGCTGAGGTGAAGCTGCGTGCAGCAGAATCTATGCGCGATGAAGCAAGGAGATCTGAGTCTGCTGCTGGAAGGAAACTTCTTGAAGTTGAAGCTCGTGAGGatgatcttcgtcggagaatgtcatcATTTAAGTCCGAGTGAGTTTTTCTTATCCTTGGGTTGACATATGTGCATTTATTGGCTTCCCATTTTTACCCTGGTTTGTTTTTTTcgtcttttctttctttttctttctaatCAAATGTCAGAGATCAAGTTCTTGAGCTTAGAGTAATAGTTTGAGTTTAACCAGGGGTAAAAGATAATACAAAATTGTTTTGGACATCAAACTTTGTTTAGTTCGATGCACTATTTTTATGTTTTTATGTTCTTCCAAAGGATAGCGGGATTTATTCTTTTACCCTATCTTTTGTCTCATGGAGTATGTCTTCTCGGTATTGCTTTACATATCTAGTGGGTCAAGTGTGTACCCCTTTCCTACGAAGCTTGTGCTTTATTTTCCTTCATAAAGCTGTGGCGGGTTGTGCTTAAATGAGGAGGGTGTTTATTAAACCAACATTTCAGGAGCAAATCCTGACAGTTTTGACATTGTTTGTATGCTAGTTGTGATGCGAAGGAGAATGAGATTAAGCTTGAAAGGCAATCACTGGCCGAACGACAAAGAGTGTTAAGTGAATCACAAAATAAATTGCTTGACAGTCAAGCTCTGTTAAACCAAAGGGAAGCTGACATTTTAAGTAAATCTCAAGCACTTAAGAAGCTGGACAGAGAGCTGGAAGATAAAAAAGAGAATATTGCTGCTGAAATGAGAGTATTGATGGAGCAAAAATCTAATTTGGAGATAAATGGTCTCTCATTATCTGAAAGAGAGAAGGTTTACTGTTTTACTTATTCTTTTGATTATGCTATTTTTTTACTCTTGATATCGAACAACTTGTGTGTATGCCATTATTTATGAGGCTTCAAAATTCTGTGCTTTCAGGTTGTGATTGAGAAGGAAGTTTTATTGAATAAGAAAGAGCAAGAGTTGCTTGTTTCACAAGAAATGCTTGCTAGCAAGGAACATGTACAGCTTCTTTTTGCTCTCTTATATGCTGTGTCGATGTTATCATAAATTACTTGATGTTGATTGATGGCTTGATGAGGTGGATCTTGTGTTAATTATGCAGAAGGAACTCCAGAAAGTTTTAGCCGAGCAAGAGATTGCCCTGACACATAAGAGGGAAGAATTCGAAGCTGAGCTGATGGGGAAACAGAAAGCAGTAGATGAAGATATTGAGAAAAAAAGAAGGGCATGGGAGTTGAGGGAGTTGGATCTTCAACAGCGGGAGGACCTTGTACTTGAGAAGGAGCAGAACTTGGAAGTTCAATCTAGGGTGATAGCAGACAAGGGAAGAGACTTAGCTGAGAAAATGAAAAGTGTGCAAGAGAGGGAGTGTAATCTCGAAAAATCTGAGAATGAGGTTGCGCTAACAAAAAGCCTCTTGcagaaagagagagaagagatggATAAGGCAAAGATTGACCTAGAACGTTCATTAGTTTCTTGGGAGTTAGAAAAGAAACAGATTTCTGAGGAAAGGATGAAGTTGGAGCTCCTAAAAAGTGAGACGAGCGAGCTATTTGTCTTGGAAGGGAAATTGAAAGAGGAAATTGATAGAATCAGAGCTCAGAAACAACAACTTGATACAGAAGCTGAGAAATTGATGGTTGAGAAGGCAAAATTTGAGAGTGAGTGGGAGTTTATTGACGTAAAAAGAGATCAACTGCAGAAGGAAGAAGATCGTATAGCTGAGGAGAGAGTGTTGATTTCCGAATTCCTTAAAGAAGAACGTGATAGCCTTAATTTGGAGAAAGAGAAGCTACGCGAGCAATATAAACAAGATCTGGAATCACTTATTCATGACAGAGAAGCCTTCATGAGTGAGAGCCAGCGTGAACGGACTGACTGGTTCTCCAAGTTTCAAAAAGAACGCGCTGATTTCTTGCTAGAGATTGAGTTTCGAAAGAGAGAGTTGGATGACTGTGTTAATAAACGCCGTGATGATATTGAAGCCCTTTTAAGGGAGAAGGAGACAACCTTTGAGGAAGAGAAGAAAAGAGAGCTTCAACGTATTTCTTCTCTGAAGGAAGATCTGATAAAGGAACAAGAAAGGGTTGATGTTGCATTGAAGAAACTCGAGACAGAGAAGTTGGAAATTAAACTTGATCGCGAGCAAAGGGACCAGGCTTGGGCAGAGTTGCAGCACTTGATTGAAGAGCTTCACATGCAAAGGCTGAAGTTAAAGAAGCAGAGAGAATTGCTGCATGAGGATAGGGAAAACATACATTCTCAGATTGAACAACTGAAGAAATTGGAAGACGTGAATGTTGACTCTGATACTGTTGTCGACCTGCACATGCAGAAAGCCTGtatagaatctactcctcaaatCTTTACACCGCAAACTCATAAACTCCTTTACGAAAATGACGTACAAAATGTAGAGGGTGATTCACCACGTACTGCTAATGTTTCATGGCTTAAAAAATGTGCCTCATTAATATTTAAACATCCATCTGAAGAAAGCAAGCAAACTGAATCATCTTTGGATTCTACTCTTGAGGGTACCAAGTTGGGATCTGTTGAAAAAGAACTGTTGAGAATAGATGAGAAAATTAGAGTGCAACGGGAGAAGCAAGTTGTTGCTCCTTCATCTGAAAATGCTTGCCAGTTTGACAGGTCTAGTTTCGATGAACCAAAAGTGATTCATGAAGTTCCTTCTATAGATGAAGAAGTAACACCCTTGGAAACAGAAAAACATGAGCGCGGAAGCTCTGTTCCTTCACCCCAAATTTCTAGcgcgagaaaaagaaaaatggatACTCCCTCTGCTCCCGGTACTCATGCTGAACTTCAAAATGATGCAGCATTGAACAAGAAAAGGCGGCACGAACTTGGTGATGCTCTTGATAACCGGTAATATAGTCTTTTGCTACATCATTTGAGAGGAATAAAAATTTACCTGTGCTTTTACAATCCTTTACTGGTTTGACTGAGCACCCGAGTAAATTGCTCATAAGCTCTTGATGttgatatgtatttttttttgccTTGGTATATATTCAGTGCGGAAATCAAACAGCCAAGTGAAATTGGGGTTCACTCTGGAATATCACACACACATGTTGAACAAAGTGAAGCTGACCAATCTGTAGAAATAGGGAATGATACAGTGACATGCATCATTAAGGAGCGAACTGTGATACAGGAAGCGTATATAGTAAATGGCATAGCGGCAAACAGGCCTAATGAGGTAATTTCCACGACTGAAGAGAAATTGTTCTGTGATCTTAACTGGTAATTTTTATCTAATGTGTTTTGAAACCTTTGCGTGTGTTTGTGTGATCTTAATTGGTAATTTTTTATCTAATGTGTTTTGACTCATAACCAAATCAAAAGTAAGAGGCTATGGAGCATACTATTCAGTTCCGTGAGATTAaaacatttttgtttgcatgaTACATGCTGGCTGACCCTTGAATCATTTTATTATTCTCAGACTAAGTTTGTTGTATTTTTGTCAACATTATGGATTTAGCTCTACTACATGTTTGTATTTAGGGGAAGGGACGGAGACTGTTTCGTTTATCTAGATGACAATATTGAGAGCAAAGAGTTTTTTAGGATTCATTTCCCCCCTCCCTACTGATCAAGTATTCAGCAAGTTAATCATTCCCCCCACCACCCCCCTTTTCTCCGCTCCTTGGCCTTTGCCTCTCTTTCCCTCTGATTTTTAGTCTGTACTAAGACAATCTCTCATGGTGGACTTCTAATGTTTTGGAGTGTTATATTTTAAGTTGGTAAATTCAAGTAATTAGTTAACGCCATAATGCCGAGGGTCAATAATTCTCTTCGAAGGTACTATATTATCTTACGTATTCCACACTGAAACAAACCACTGGAAAATCTTGTACCCATTTTGGTCATGGACCTACAACTCTCTTGGAAGAGTATATGTAGGTTTTGGCAATATGGCTCCCCTTAATTAAGTAGGAATCTTGCGAATGCATTATTAGGGGCTGACTTCCTTTATGGTTGGAACTTGGAAGCAAGCAATACTAATGTAGTGGAAAATAGAAGTGGTAGAAATGATTTGTATGTGCCCGAGGCTAGTATGATTGTAAACAACTAGATGTTCTCTGTAAATGATTTGTATGTGCCCGAGCCCATTATTCAATGTTATTTTAGCTATTGGTATATTTGTTGCAAATTCGGGTTTAGTTACATTACATTTTAATTTCTGTGGCTTGTTGATGTATGCCGTCACATACTAATGGAGCCAAAGATAAATTCTCTCGGCATTGTATAGTATGGactaaataaatacaataattttATGCAATGTATTTTCACCGTGCCTCTCTATTACGAGGACATATTATGTCATTTATGCGTTAGTAGTGGTATTCGGTATTCTGCAAAAAAGTTTTCTTCTATTCTCTTCGTTTGCTTATAGATTCaaaattttatgagataaaaaatATGTGAGAAGATTGGGACCTTTATGAGTGTGTTTTGGTGGGTTACTGTATTTCTTAGCCTATGTAGCCAACTTATTTGAACGCCAATTTTTCCCGTTTTTGTGAAGTCAAATGCATAGAGGAAGAATGAAAATCTATCTAGGTTATTGTCGCTGGTAATCAAACCACAAAATTGTTGACTGGAAAAAAAGTTTGTGATGTCTTTTATTGACATGGCGGTTCTCCCTCTGTTTAACACAGAAAGCACATTGTGAGGAGGAAGCGGGAAGTGAGCTTGCCCAGCAAGATGCTGATCCTTCTGAAGCCAAGGTAGATAAGCCTGAGGCCGTTAAGCAGAGGGGTAAGCGACGATCAAAGTCCAAGGCGAAAATTTAACGTCGAGCATCATCAACTGCTCATCAGTTAGGCCCATCGGTGGATGATAATGATTATGCTCTGTCCTTTCCTCCTTATTTTAGTCGATTTGTGTGTCATACTAGAAATGCATATGCTGGTTTGAccgatttttctttttttttttttcgttagCTTTAGTGCCTGATTGATTTCAGAGCATGTGTATGCTATATTAGGTCCAGGCGAATTGCTTTGACATAGGTTTTCATATATGTGGTGACACATAGTCAC from Silene latifolia isolate original U9 population chromosome 2, ASM4854445v1, whole genome shotgun sequence encodes the following:
- the LOC141643712 gene encoding uncharacterized protein LOC141643712, which translates into the protein MASSPGIPSTPAAVTAKRITITPGSRILDVSTTPLSNGRYEDSAISKRLRDAGFDEDSVRRRDKAALIAYIAKLEAEIYDLQHNMGLLIMEKKDSASNYDEVRLSAEKAEVRHLREKATLSSALSEAKKREDNLKKALGVEKQCVTDVEKALHEMRAECAEVKVSAESRMAEARSMVEDAQQKLAEAEVKLRAAESMRDEARRSESAAGRKLLEVEAREDDLRRRMSSFKSDCDAKENEIKLERQSLAERQRVLSESQNKLLDSQALLNQREADILSKSQALKKLDRELEDKKENIAAEMRVLMEQKSNLEINGLSLSEREKVVIEKEVLLNKKEQELLVSQEMLASKEHKELQKVLAEQEIALTHKREEFEAELMGKQKAVDEDIEKKRRAWELRELDLQQREDLVLEKEQNLEVQSRVIADKGRDLAEKMKSVQERECNLEKSENEVALTKSLLQKEREEMDKAKIDLERSLVSWELEKKQISEERMKLELLKSETSELFVLEGKLKEEIDRIRAQKQQLDTEAEKLMVEKAKFESEWEFIDVKRDQLQKEEDRIAEERVLISEFLKEERDSLNLEKEKLREQYKQDLESLIHDREAFMSESQRERTDWFSKFQKERADFLLEIEFRKRELDDCVNKRRDDIEALLREKETTFEEEKKRELQRISSLKEDLIKEQERVDVALKKLETEKLEIKLDREQRDQAWAELQHLIEELHMQRLKLKKQRELLHEDRENIHSQIEQLKKLEDVNVDSDTVVDLHMQKACIESTPQIFTPQTHKLLYENDVQNVEGDSPRTANVSWLKKCASLIFKHPSEESKQTESSLDSTLEGTKLGSVEKELLRIDEKIRVQREKQVVAPSSENACQFDRSSFDEPKVIHEVPSIDEEVTPLETEKHERGSSVPSPQISSARKRKMDTPSAPGTHAELQNDAALNKKRRHELGDALDNRAEIKQPSEIGVHSGISHTHVEQSEADQSVEIGNDTVTCIIKERTVIQEAYIVNGIAANRPNEKAHCEEEAGSELAQQDADPSEAKVDKPEAVKQRGKRRSKSKAKI